One window from the genome of Paramisgurnus dabryanus chromosome 22, PD_genome_1.1, whole genome shotgun sequence encodes:
- the ly86 gene encoding lymphocyte antigen 86 translates to MATCLCSNTLVLALFIISVHLVYCQDVQWPLHTVCNSDTLTVSYRSCDLLQDVGFTLHPCPNKLTDPANLRLALFLRQPIDELYLSAVLLLRGMEVLRKNEALCPPHFPRFTFCGSRRGELITIDSSFESITELPIKGDFTLRVTVVNQDDFQIACVNATLSIV, encoded by the exons ATGGCGACATGTTTGTGCAGTAACACTTTAGTTCTGGCTCTATTCATTATTTCGGTGCATTTGGTTTACTGTCAGGATGTCCAGTGGCCTCTTCACACAGTGTGCAACTCAGATACACTTACAGTGTCCTACAGGAGCTGTG ACCTTTTGCAGGATGTGGGCTTCACATTGCACCCTTGCCCAAACAAATTAACAGATCCGGCAAATTTGAGATTGGCTTTATTTCTGa GACAGCCCATCGATGAGTTGTACCTATCAGCTGTGCTGTTGCTGAGAGGCATGGAAGTCTTAAGAAAGAACGAAGCCCTTTGTCCTCCTCATTTTCCCCGTTTTACATTTTGTGGAAGCAGGAGAGGAG AACTGATCACCATCGATTCATCATTTGAGTCAATAACAGAGCTTCCTATTAAG GGTGACTTTACATTACGGGTGACTGTAGTAAATCAAGATGATTTTCAGATTGCCTGTGTGAATGCAACTCTCAGTATCGTGTGA